The following is a genomic window from Caproiciproducens sp. CPB-2.
CAATTTCCATGGTATCGCTGCATTTTTTCATGTTGCTCATGCCCATGCCGGCGCCGAAGCCCAGCGCGCGCACATTGTCGGGCGCGGTGGAGTAGCCCTCGCGCATGGCAAGGTCAATGTCCCTGATGCCGGGGCCGTGATCGGCAAGGATCATCTCTATTTTTTCCGGGCTGATCTCCACATGCGCCTTCCCGCCCCCCGCGTGGATCACCATGTTGATTTCCCCTTCATACATGGCGATGGCGACGCGGCGGATGGCGTCCGGGTCGTACCCGATCTGTTTCAGCTTATGTTTCACGTCGCTCGACGCTTCGCCCGCGCGGGTGAAATCATCCCCCGGCACAATGTAATCGAAAGAAAGGGTGTTGTTCAACTTTTACAGCCCCCACTTAAACCATTTGTATACAGCAGGCCGCAGGCAGTAAACATTCTGTGCTGTGTTTTGAGCAGGGTGATCTCCTTTTGCCGGGCAAGCTCGACGACGTCCGGCGCCGGCTGTTTTCCGCGGACAAAAACCACACAGCGCATATCCATCATCTCGGCGGTGCGGATGGCTTGGGGATTGTTCAGCCCGGTCAAAAGCACCGACTGGTCCTTGACGAACGCCAGCACATCGCTCATCATATCGCTTCCGCAGGCTGTTTTCACTTCCGCATTCAGATCTCCCGCCGTAATGATTTCCGCGTCCAGAATGGAAACCATATCGTTTACCGTCATTCAAATCACTCCCGAAAATTGATTTTATGTACAATAATTTCTGTCTCTTCATCTGATTTATAGGTATATTATAGCATAAATCATTCATTTGGCAACAAAAGAATCCGCTGCCCGCAAACCCAGGCGCAGCGCGGGTTTATTTAATTTCTACACATCATTGACTTCAACTAACTAAAGCGATATAATTATTAATTATATCTACCATATGGCAGAACGCCATAAATTTTTAGATGGAGGTTGCGCTTAAAATGAAACGTGTCTACAACTTTTCCGCAGGTCCCTCAATGCTGCCCGAACCTGTACTGCGCCGTGCGGCTGCAGAAATGCTGGATTATGAGGGCAGTGGGCAATCCGTGATGGAAATGTCCCATCGATCTAAAATCTACGAGGGAATCATCTGTTCCGCGGAAAGTTTGCTTCGTGAAGTAATGAACATTCCCGGCAATTACAAAGTTCTCTTTTTACAGGGCGGTGCTTCCTCCCAATTCGCAATGGTCCCGATGAACCTGATGACCAAAAGCAACAAGGCCGACTTTGTCCTGACCGGACAGTGGGCGACAAAAGCGTATCAGGAGGCGGCCCGCTACGGTACGGCCAACGTGGTCGCTTCTTCCAAGGATAAAACCTTCAGCTACATCCCCGAACTGAATCCGGACACCTTTACAAAGGACGCCGATTATTTTCATATCTGCCTGAACAACACGATTTACGGAACAAAATTTCATCAGCTGCCGGAAACCGGAAACGTTCCCCTGGTCGCGGACATTTCCTCCTGCATCCTGAGCGAGCCGATCGACGTGAGCAAATTCGCGCTGCTTTACGCCGGCGCGCAGAAAAACATGGCCCCGGCGGGCCTGACCGTGGTGATCATCCGCGAGGACCTGATCGGCCGCGCCATGGACATTACCCCGACCATGTTCAACTACAAAACCCACGCGGACAACGGCTCCATGTTCAACACGCCGCCGTGCTACTGCATCTATCTGTGCATGCTGGTGCTCGACTGGATCAAAAACACCGTCGGCGGGCTGGACGAAATGAAGAAGATCAATGAGAAAAAAGCGGGAATGCTTTACGATTTTTTGGACAGCTCAAAGCTGTTTCGGGGAACCGTCGTCGCGAAGGACCGCTCCCTGATGAATATTCCGTTTATCACCGGCAGCGACGAGCTGGACGCAAAATTCGTCAAGGAAGCCGCCGCACACGACTTTGTCAATATCAAGGGGCACCGCTCCGTCGGCGGAATGCGCGCCTCGATTTACAACGCAATGCCTGTTGAGGGCGTCGAAAAGCTGGTCCGGTTCATGGGCGAGTTTGAAAAGAACAACCTGTGAAGCGCTTCAAGCTTTCAAAATACGAAATGTAGGTGAACAGATATGTATCAGATAAAATGCCTGAATAAGATTTCGGAGGTCGGCACCGGCCGCTTTGATGAAAACTACTGCTGCGGCGAAACCGTGGAAAACCCGGACGCCATTTTGGTGCGCTCCGCTTCCATGCACGACATGGAGCTTCCGAAAAGCCTGCTCGCCATCGCGAGGGCGGGCGCGGGCGTCAACAATATCCCGCTGGACAAGTGCAGCGAGCGGGGCATTGTTGTGTTCAACACGCCCGGCGCAAACGCAAACGCGGTCAAAGAGCTTGTGCTGGCCGGACTGCTTCTCTCCTCCCGCAGGATCTTCCCCGCCATCGAGTGGGCCAAAACGCTGAAGGGCAAGGGCGACGAAGTGGGAAAGCTGGTCGAAAAAGGAAAGGGCGCGTTTGTCGGCCCTGAAATCGGCGGAAAAACACTCGGCGTCGTCGGCCTCGGGGCAATCGGCATTCTGGTTGCCAACGCGGCCAAAGGCCTCGGCATGGAGGTTTACGGCTACGACCCCTACCTTTCCGTGGACGCGGCCTGGGGCCTTTCCCGCTCCATCCGGCACGCCCGCACCCTTGACGAAATTTACACCTCCTGTGACTATATCACGGTGCACGTCCCGCTGACGCCGGACACAAAAGGCATGATCAACGCGGAATCCATTGCGAAGATGAAGGACGGCGTACGGCTTCTGAACTTTGCGCGCGGGGACCTTGTGGTGTCTCCGGACGTCCTTTCCGCCCTGGAATCCGGCAAAGTCTCGGCTTACGCGACCGACTTCCCGAGCGACGACATGCTCGGCGCAGACGGCGTGATCGCCATCCCCCATCTGGGCGCTTCCACTCCGGAATCGGAGGACAACTGCGCGCGCATGGCCGCCGGAGAGCTGATGGAATATCTGCAGAACGGCAATATCAAAAACTCCGTAAATATGCCCGCGGTCTCCATGCCGCGCGACTGTTCCTCCTGCTCCATCCGCATCTGCATCCTGCACCGCAACATTCCGAACACCATCAGCCGCCTCTCCGGCGCGCTGGCGGAAAGCGGCATCAACATTGAAAATATGCAGAGCAAATCCAAGAAGGATTATGCTTATACCATCCTCGACGTAACCGGGGACGTGAAAGAGACGACCGCCGAGCATATCGAGAATTTCCCCGAGATCATCCGGGTAAGGATTCTCCGGGAAGGCTGATGATATTCCACTCCCTCCGACGCATTTTTTATGAAACTCCTTCAGTCAGGCTGCGCCTGCCAGCTCCCTCGAAGAGGGAGCCAAAAAAGGAGAAGCGACTTTATCAACAGACTGAAAGGACCGCTGAGAAATCTCAGCGGTCCTTCTTCGTCTATTTTGTTCTTACCGGTTATCCACCGCGATTTTTCCGCGGGCGACCACCATTTTAATATTCAACTCGGAGTCCAGCACAACCAGGTCGGCGTACTTGCCCGCTTTGATGCTTCCGATCTTATCTTCTTCATGGATTTCCCACGCGGGGTTCAGGGTAGCCGCCTGAACGGCCTGCAGGAAGGGGATGCCGAAACCGACCAGATTTTTGAGCTCCTGATGAAGGTTTGTGGTGGAGCCCGCCAGCGTACCGTCTTCCAGCCTGGCCGCGCCGTCTTTCACATAAACCGTCTGCCCGCCGAGGTCGGACACCCCGTCCGGCTGTCCCGCCGCGCGCATGGAATCGCTGATGACGACAACGCGGTCTTTCCCGAGGATTCCGAACGTGATGCGAAGCACCGCAGGGTCAATATGCAGACCGTCGCAGATAATCTCCGCGGTGACGCGGCCGTCGTCGAACACGGCGCCGACCACGCCCGGCTCCCGGTGGGTCAGACCCGGCATGGCGTTGTAAAGGTGGGTAACGTGCGAAACGCCCAGCTCAAACGCGCGCCTCGCGGCCGCGTAGTCCGCGGTCGTATGCGCGATGGACACGGTGCAGAGCTTAGAAGCCCCGCGGATGAATTCCTCCGCGCCGGGACACTCGGGGGCAATATCCACCAGCTTGATGATCCCGCCGTATGTATCGTAAAGGTTTTTGAACTCTGTAAAGTCAGGATTCTTTACATGCTCGCCCGCCTGCGCGCCCTTGCGGTGGATGGAAATATAGGGCCCTTCCATATTGACGCCGGCAATCGCCGCGCCCTCGGGCGGATGAACCATGCATTCCCGGACGCTTTTTAGCGCGCGGGCAATCCCCTCGTGGGAAACGGTCATCGTAGTCGGGCAGAAGGAAGTGACGCCCTCCCGCACCAGCTTCTTACACATTTTCGCAAGGCCCGCAGGGTCCGCGTCACAGGTGTCCGCGCCCACGCACCCGTGGATATGGATATCCACAAAGCCCGGCACAATCACGCATCCGGAAAAATCATACTCCTCTTTTCCGGAAAGGCCCGGCCCGATGGAGGAAATTTTATCCCCCTCCAACGCAAGATCGGCATTGCACAAATGAAAACTGTCGTCCACAATTTTCGCATTTTTCAGAATCATCGTATTACACCTCTGCTGTATTTATTTTCCGGACCTGTCGGCAAGAAAAAATATTCTATCCTTTATTTGTATTATAAACCGAAAAAATATTTTATTCAAGGTGTTTTATAAGAACAAAAGAGCCGCCGCAAAACGGCCTCAGCGAAAAACAGTGCACAAAAAACACGTCTTGATTGAGCTTTTAAAGCCGCTTCAAGACGTATTTTCTTACGTTTCAGGCTATTGATTTGTGCCATTTGCTATCGCAAATTCGTTTTGCAACGGCCCGTTTTGAGTTCAACTCCCCCAGTCAGGCTTCGCCTGCCAGCCCCCTCGGGGAGAGGGCCGAAAAGAAGCTGCGCGGGGCTTTACGAGATGCTGACGACACAGAGCTTTTGGCCCGTTTGGCCGAGAAGGGAAGCATAAATTCCCGACTGCTGGCCGGACTTGCCGATTGCGGTAATCTTGTAGAAGAAATCGTCGCCCGTGTGGCGCAGAAGCGTCACCTGGAACACGCCGCTCGTACCCGTGTTGAAGTTGATGGAAGAAGCGCCGGGGGCTGTGATTCTGAACTGATAGGACGCGTTCTTCGCAATGCTGAAATTGGAGTTGGTGTCGGATTTCAGGGCAGCCGTTGCCGCCGCGCCGACCGTAACGACACAGACTTTTCTCCCTGCCCCGTCGGCTCCCGTCATATAGAAGCCCGAGGACTGGCCCGGCTGGCCGATCGCGGTGATCTTATAGAGAACGCTGTTGCCTTCGGTTTTCACCTTCTCGGTCTTGAACACGTTGTTGGAACCCGGGTTAAAGCTGACCGCGTCGCTGATTTTGAAGGTATAGCTTGCACCCTGCTTCACGGTGAAGTCATTGTTGGTGTCTGATTTCGGCTCGGGAGCCGCGCCGACCGTGACGACGCAAACCTTTTTTGGCATCTGGCCCGCGCCCGCCATATAGAAGCCGGCGGACTGGCCTGCCTTGCCGATTGGGGTAATCTTATAGAAGACGCTGCTGCCTTCGGTTTTCACTTTCTCGGTCTTGAAGACGCTGTCGGAGCCCGGGTAGAAGCTGACCGCGTTGCTGATCTTGAAGGTGTAGCTTGCGCCCTGCTTCACGGTGAAGTCGTAGTTGGTATCCGACGTCGGATCGACGGCCGCCGCGATGGTGACGACGCAGACCTTCTTTGACTGGCCTTTTGCGGCCATATAGAAACCGGCGGACTGGCCCGGTTTGCCGATCGGGGTGATCCTGTAGTCGGTGTAATTGTCTTTGCTTCCTGCCTTTTCGACCTTAAAGACACCGTTGGAACCCGGGTAAAAGCTGTCCGCGTTGCTGATTCTGAAGGTATAGCTCTGGCCCACCTTCACGGAAAAATCGGAATTAGTATCCGATTTCGGCTCGTTATCGCCCGGCTTGGCCGTAACGGTGCCTAAGGGGTATGTATAATCGCTGGCGTATTCGCTGTCCGGGAATGTAACGGACAGCTTGGTCTCTCCGCCGGTCGCGCTGACGGCCGTCACCTTATAGTAATAATGGATGCCGTCCTTTTTCTCAAACTGTACGTTAACGATTCCGTCCGTGTCCGCGGCGACTACCGGCACGCCGCCGCCCATGACGGAGAGGTCGTAGGTGTGGGACTGTCCCTGCTCCAGCGTGACGTTCTCTTCATCTTCCGTGGAAACAACCGGGAAATCGTCGTCCTCATTGGCAGTCACGTAGAAGGACGCCGTTTCTCCGCTGAAGCTGACGGTAATCAGGGTGGTCCCGGGCTCCAGCGCTTTTACCTTGTAGGTGTACTGGTTGCCGGTCTTTCCCAGAGGAGTGATCTCAACCGCACCTTCTCTGCTGGTCGTGATGCTGTGCTCAATATCGGGCAGATTGCAGGTAACCACAAAGGTGTATTCGTCGTTCACATTGCAGATGTATTGGCCGGAAGTATCAATATGCAGGATCTCGTTCTCAATCACGCTCACTGCGCAGAGCTTCTGGGGAACAAATCCGACCGCGCCCGTGTAGAGGTTCGCGGTTGTCCCGGCGTCGCCCACGGCGTCCACACGGTAATAATAATCGCCGTTCTCCTCATCGTAATCCATCAGCTCCGGATGCAGGACATCCTCGTTGTCACTTGCCAGATAGGGAAAGGAAAAGGTATCGTTGTCCTCGTAATGCAGCTTAATAATGTTGCTGCTTCCCTTTGCAAGGGAATAATCCCCTTCCACATCCGTGGTAATCGTGTAGGGGAGTTCTCCGGTACCTTCAACCTTCAGCGTTTTGCTGACCGTTGTGCCGTCGGAAGCCGTAAAGGTCAGCGTCGCTTCGCCGTTGCCCATGGCCCCGACATCGAAATAATAGGTTCCGTTCTCCACATCCTCCAGGAAGACATCGACTACGGACGGATCGCTGGATTCTCCGGTAAGCGTCAGCGCAGGATCGCTGACGGTCGCCTCCATCCCGTAATACATGGAATTGAGATCCAATGTTTCCAATTCGTTGAAATCGTCTGAGAAGGTAATTTGTGTCTCTTCTTCCGCCGCAAAAGCCGCCGTATTTCCGAATACCGAAAGCACAAGCGTAAGCGCCAGAATCATGCTGAACACCTGCAAGGTTTTTTTCATGGTTCTTTCCCTTTCATTCTGTAAATTTTTTGCCCAATGTTGGTATTTCTGACTTCCATATTGTATAGGAGTCCGGATACAGAATAAAATGAAAAGAAGAATAATTCTATATTGTAATTATTCCCAGTTTTTATGCCGGTTTTATCCGATAAAATCCCCATGTGCTTCCTGAAAAAACACCAGTATTTATTAAGTTTCTTGCCAGATTTAAGAAGACGCCGTCTGCCCTCCCCCTGCGGGGGCCGGTGGCTGTCGTCTCCCCTTCTTTTTAGCTCCCTTTTTTGGGAGGGTGAGGATTTGGCCCTCCTTGAGGGGGCTGGCGGGCATAGCCTGACTGGGGGAGTCCCCCTGTAGCTTGCGGACTCCCTTCGACGCGCCGAGCGCGGACCATGCGGTCGGCACTCGCCTACGGCGGCGCTCTCAGACAGTTCCATGTTGAATTGGTCTCAGAGCACTCCGAAACACCTCCCTCTCAGAGGGAGGCTGAGGTTTGGCTTGACTGAAAGGAGTTATAGACCGAACCAAAAAAGGCCGCCGCAAAAGCGGCAGCCTTGATCCATAAACAACGAAGTTAAATCAGCTCGATAATTCCCATCTCGGCGGCGTCGCCGCGGCGGGGGCCAAGCTTGCTGATGCGCGTATAGCCGCCGTTGCGGTCGGCATACTTCGGAGCAATCTCATTGAACAGTTTATTCGCAACGTCTTCCTTTGTAACAAAGGCCAGAACGAGACGTTTGTTGTGCAGATTGTTTTCCTTCGCAATCGTTATCATTTTCTCGGTCATGGAGCGGACCTCCTTGGCGCGAGTCACTGTGGTTTCGATTTTGCCATTCTCTAAAAGAAAGGTAACCATCGCCCTTAGCATGGCGGTTCTGTGGTCAGTGTCTCTTCCGAGCTTTCTGGTTCCGGGCATCGAAATATCACTCCTTTACCTTAGGTTGTTTGCGCAATTATTCGTCATCCTTGCGCAGATTAAAACCGAGAGAGGCCATCTTCCAGACAACCTCCTCAAGGGATTTGCGTCCGAGGTTGCGCACCTTCATCATATCCTCCTCGGATTTGTTGATGAGGTCTTCAACCGTATTGATACCGGCACGCTTCAGGCAGTTGAAGGAACGGACCGAAAGGTCGAGCTCCTCAATTGTCATTTCCAGCACTTTTTCCTTGCCCTTGTCGTCCTTTTCGACCATGATCTCCGTGCTGCTGCCCTTGTCGGACAGGTCAACAAACAGATTCAGATGCTCGGTGAGGACTTTCGCGGCCAAAGAAACCGCTTCCTGCGCGCCGATGGTTCCGTTCGTCCAAACTTCGAGTGTGAGCTTGTCAAAGTCGATGCTCTGCCCCACACGGGTTGGCTCCACATTATAATTCACCTTATAAACAGGAGTATAGATGGAATCAACCGGAAGCTCCCCGATCACGTTGGCGTTCATGTTTTGCTTGTTGCGCTCGGCAGATACATATCCGCGCCCCTTATCCAGGGTCAATTCCATATACAGCTTTGCTCCGTCGCCCAAGGTCGCGATGTGCATCTCCGGGTTCAGGATTTCAACCTCGCTGTCGCACTTGATAGAGTCGGCCGTTACATTGCACGGACCCTCCGCAGCGATTTCCACTGTCTTCGGTCCATCGCAATGGAGCTTGGCGGTCAATCCCTTGATGTTAAGCACGATCTCGGTTACGTCCTCTTTCACACCGGGTATGGTTGAAAACTCATGAAGAACGCCGTCTATTTTGATAGACGTGACTGCAACGCCCGGCAGCGAAGATAAAAGAACACGCCTCAGGCTGTTGCCCAGGGTTGTGCCAAAGCCACGCTCAAGCGGTTCCACAACAAATTTGCCATAGGTTCCGTCATTACTTAAAACTTCTGTCTCTATTTTTGGCTTCTCAATCTCGATCATTAGCGACCCTCCTTGACATATAGCGGATTAATTTATCAGCCATGATGTTTTTTATGCTGTCATAAAACGGCATTACTTGGAGTACAACTCAACGATGAGAGTCTCATCGACTGCAAGGTCAATATCCTCACGGGTTGGCAATGCAATGATCTTGCCTTCCAGAGTATCACGATTGATGTCAAGCCACTTCGGAACCGGACGTGCCGAGTTAGCCTCAATGACAGCCTTGATTTTTTCGCTCTGACGGCTCTTGTCTTTAATGGAGACCACTTCGCCCGGCTTTGTCAGGTAGGAAGGAATATCCACTCTTTTGCCGTCCACAGTAAAGTGCCCGTGGACCACCAGCTGACGGGCTTCCGCCCTGGAGTTGCCCCAGCCCAAACGGTAAACCACGTTGTCGAGACGGGATTCCAAAATTGCGAGCAGTTCGTCGCCGGTCTTTCCTTCTTTGCGGGTCGCAAGGTCGTAGTAGCCCCTGAACTGGGACTCCAGTACACCATAGTAACGTTTTGTCATCTGTTTTGCGCGCAGCTGAAGGCCATACTCAGAAGTCTTTTTGCGGCCCTGACCGTGCTGGCCCGGAGCATATGCCCGGCGGGTTACCCCGCATTTATCCGTGTAGCATCTTGCGCCTTTCAGGAAAAGCTTCTGGCCTTCCCGGCGGCAAAGCTTGCACACAGCGTCTGTATATCTTGCCATATTATGGTTGCACCTCCTATATCGGTTTTGTTACTATACGCGTCTTCTCTTCGGAGGACGGCATCCGTTGTGCGGAATCGGAGTAACGTCTTTGATCATGCTGACTTCAAGGCCCGCGCCCTG
Proteins encoded in this region:
- a CDS encoding DRTGG domain-containing protein produces the protein MTVNDMVSILDAEIITAGDLNAEVKTACGSDMMSDVLAFVKDQSVLLTGLNNPQAIRTAEMMDMRCVVFVRGKQPAPDVVELARQKEITLLKTQHRMFTACGLLYTNGLSGGCKS
- the rplQ gene encoding 50S ribosomal protein L17, with translation MPGTRKLGRDTDHRTAMLRAMVTFLLENGKIETTVTRAKEVRSMTEKMITIAKENNLHNKRLVLAFVTKEDVANKLFNEIAPKYADRNGGYTRISKLGPRRGDAAEMGIIELI
- a CDS encoding DNA-directed RNA polymerase subunit alpha; its protein translation is MIEIEKPKIETEVLSNDGTYGKFVVEPLERGFGTTLGNSLRRVLLSSLPGVAVTSIKIDGVLHEFSTIPGVKEDVTEIVLNIKGLTAKLHCDGPKTVEIAAEGPCNVTADSIKCDSEVEILNPEMHIATLGDGAKLYMELTLDKGRGYVSAERNKQNMNANVIGELPVDSIYTPVYKVNYNVEPTRVGQSIDFDKLTLEVWTNGTIGAQEAVSLAAKVLTEHLNLFVDLSDKGSSTEIMVEKDDKGKEKVLEMTIEELDLSVRSFNCLKRAGINTVEDLINKSEEDMMKVRNLGRKSLEEVVWKMASLGFNLRKDDE
- the rpsD gene encoding 30S ribosomal protein S4 translates to MARYTDAVCKLCRREGQKLFLKGARCYTDKCGVTRRAYAPGQHGQGRKKTSEYGLQLRAKQMTKRYYGVLESQFRGYYDLATRKEGKTGDELLAILESRLDNVVYRLGWGNSRAEARQLVVHGHFTVDGKRVDIPSYLTKPGEVVSIKDKSRQSEKIKAVIEANSARPVPKWLDINRDTLEGKIIALPTREDIDLAVDETLIVELYSK
- the serC gene encoding 3-phosphoserine/phosphohydroxythreonine transaminase, which produces MKRVYNFSAGPSMLPEPVLRRAAAEMLDYEGSGQSVMEMSHRSKIYEGIICSAESLLREVMNIPGNYKVLFLQGGASSQFAMVPMNLMTKSNKADFVLTGQWATKAYQEAARYGTANVVASSKDKTFSYIPELNPDTFTKDADYFHICLNNTIYGTKFHQLPETGNVPLVADISSCILSEPIDVSKFALLYAGAQKNMAPAGLTVVIIREDLIGRAMDITPTMFNYKTHADNGSMFNTPPCYCIYLCMLVLDWIKNTVGGLDEMKKINEKKAGMLYDFLDSSKLFRGTVVAKDRSLMNIPFITGSDELDAKFVKEAAAHDFVNIKGHRSVGGMRASIYNAMPVEGVEKLVRFMGEFEKNNL
- a CDS encoding phosphoglycerate dehydrogenase, whose product is MYQIKCLNKISEVGTGRFDENYCCGETVENPDAILVRSASMHDMELPKSLLAIARAGAGVNNIPLDKCSERGIVVFNTPGANANAVKELVLAGLLLSSRRIFPAIEWAKTLKGKGDEVGKLVEKGKGAFVGPEIGGKTLGVVGLGAIGILVANAAKGLGMEVYGYDPYLSVDAAWGLSRSIRHARTLDEIYTSCDYITVHVPLTPDTKGMINAESIAKMKDGVRLLNFARGDLVVSPDVLSALESGKVSAYATDFPSDDMLGADGVIAIPHLGASTPESEDNCARMAAGELMEYLQNGNIKNSVNMPAVSMPRDCSSCSIRICILHRNIPNTISRLSGALAESGINIENMQSKSKKDYAYTILDVTGDVKETTAEHIENFPEIIRVRILREG
- a CDS encoding ATP-binding protein, with protein sequence MNNTLSFDYIVPGDDFTRAGEASSDVKHKLKQIGYDPDAIRRVAIAMYEGEINMVIHAGGGKAHVEISPEKIEMILADHGPGIRDIDLAMREGYSTAPDNVRALGFGAGMGMSNMKKCSDTMEIDTKVGKGTTLHMTVLAKKKQ
- the nagA gene encoding N-acetylglucosamine-6-phosphate deacetylase, producing MILKNAKIVDDSFHLCNADLALEGDKISSIGPGLSGKEEYDFSGCVIVPGFVDIHIHGCVGADTCDADPAGLAKMCKKLVREGVTSFCPTTMTVSHEGIARALKSVRECMVHPPEGAAIAGVNMEGPYISIHRKGAQAGEHVKNPDFTEFKNLYDTYGGIIKLVDIAPECPGAEEFIRGASKLCTVSIAHTTADYAAARRAFELGVSHVTHLYNAMPGLTHREPGVVGAVFDDGRVTAEIICDGLHIDPAVLRITFGILGKDRVVVISDSMRAAGQPDGVSDLGGQTVYVKDGAARLEDGTLAGSTTNLHQELKNLVGFGIPFLQAVQAATLNPAWEIHEEDKIGSIKAGKYADLVVLDSELNIKMVVARGKIAVDNR